The genomic DNA CGATAAATAGTTTGCATTTTTATTTTATTTTTCATAGAATCTTTTTTCAAGGGCAGCAGAGAGACTGCCCACCATCCCAGGATTGAAAGGAGGTCCCATGGCCCATTCTTTGAAATTGAAGTCCATGGACCGGCGTTCCTTTTTAAGAAGGGGCGTCCAGTCCGGTGCCGCTTTCGTGACGCTTCCTTTGTGGAGCAGGCTGCTTTTTCCCGATGGAGAGGTGCCGTCCGGCCTCCAGGTGCCGGAGCCGTTCGCCCTTTCGGCGGAGGACCTGCGCAAACTCCTCCAGGTCGCCCTCGCGCGGGGAGGCGAGTTCGCCGAGGTCTACCTGGAATACACGGTGGAAAACTCGCTGGGTTTGGACGAGGACAAGATATCCAATGCCACGCGCGGCGTGGAGATGGGGGCAGGATTCCGCGTCATCCAGGGCGAGAAGACCGGCTTCGCTTTCTCCGATGACTTGAGCTATCCGCGGCTGGAGGAGGCGGCCGAGACCGCCGCCCTGATCGCCAACAGCGGTCGCGGCGCTGTGGTGCAGGCCCTAAAGGTCATCCGGCCGCCTTCCTATTACCAGGTGCGCGTCTCCCCCGAGCGCGTCGCGGCCAAGGGCAAGGTAGAGCTGCTGATCAGAGCCAACGGCGTGGCCCGCGCCCTTGACAAGAGAATCACCCAGGTCGGTGTAAACTTTTATGACGTGAACAAGAGGATCCGCATCGCCAATTCCGAGGGCCTGCTCGGCGAGGACACCCAGACCCTTTCTTCCTTCGGGATCGGCGTGTCCGCCCGGGACGGCGAGCAGCGCAGCCGGGGTTACCAATCAACGGCGGGCAGCTACGGCTTCGAACATTTTCCGGTCACGCTTGCTGAGGCGCATGCCCGTCAGGCTGCCGAGATGGCCATCCGTCTCTTGCCCGCCGAAGACGCTCCCGCGGGCGAATTCCCTGTGGTCATCGCCGCCGGCTATGGCGGCATCTTCTTCCACGAGGCCATCGGCCACAGCCTGGAGGGCGACGGCATCCGCAAGAAAACCTCCTGCTTCTGGGACAAGCTGGGCCAGCCCATCGCTGCCCCGGTCGTCAGCCTGGTTGACGACGGCTCCTACCCCGGCGGCTGGGGGGCGGTGAACGTGGATGACGAGGGCTGCGTCGGCCAGAAGACCCTGCTCATCGACAAGGGGGTCTGTTCCTGCTTCCTGCAGGACAAGCTGAATGCTGGCCTGATGAAGGTCAAGCAGACAGGGAACGGACGGCGGGAATCGTACCAGAATTATCCCATCCCGCGCATGACCAACACCTATCTTCTCCCCGGCGCCTCCCGGCCGGAGGAGATCGTTACCAGCGTTGACAAGGGCGTCTTCATCGCCAAGATCGGCGGCGGCAACGTGCAGCCGACCACCGGCCGCTTCGTCTTTTCCGTGCCTGAAGGATACCTGATCGAAGGCGGGAAGGTCACGCGGCCGCTCAAGGGCATCATGCTCATGGGCAGCGGCCAGGATGTTCTCAAGAACATCTCCATGGTGGGCAACGACCTGCTGGTGATCGGCGGCGGCACCTGCGGCAAGGACGGCCAGTCCAAGCCGGTGGGATTCGGCAATCCCACGCTGAAGGTGGACCGCATCACCATCGGCGGGAAAAAAGCGTAGGGAGGATGCAGATGGATTTCAAAAAAC from Candidatus Aminicenantes bacterium includes the following:
- a CDS encoding TldD/PmbA family protein, which encodes MAHSLKLKSMDRRSFLRRGVQSGAAFVTLPLWSRLLFPDGEVPSGLQVPEPFALSAEDLRKLLQVALARGGEFAEVYLEYTVENSLGLDEDKISNATRGVEMGAGFRVIQGEKTGFAFSDDLSYPRLEEAAETAALIANSGRGAVVQALKVIRPPSYYQVRVSPERVAAKGKVELLIRANGVARALDKRITQVGVNFYDVNKRIRIANSEGLLGEDTQTLSSFGIGVSARDGEQRSRGYQSTAGSYGFEHFPVTLAEAHARQAAEMAIRLLPAEDAPAGEFPVVIAAGYGGIFFHEAIGHSLEGDGIRKKTSCFWDKLGQPIAAPVVSLVDDGSYPGGWGAVNVDDEGCVGQKTLLIDKGVCSCFLQDKLNAGLMKVKQTGNGRRESYQNYPIPRMTNTYLLPGASRPEEIVTSVDKGVFIAKIGGGNVQPTTGRFVFSVPEGYLIEGGKVTRPLKGIMLMGSGQDVLKNISMVGNDLLVIGGGTCGKDGQSKPVGFGNPTLKVDRITIGGKKA